Proteins found in one Hypericibacter terrae genomic segment:
- a CDS encoding phosphoribosylaminoimidazolesuccinocarboxamide synthase, translating into MIDPKSVEPYLDRVLAEVSFPELPNHYKGKVRDNYDLPDGRRIIVATDRLSAFDRILTSIPLKGQVLTQTARFWFEATGDICPNHVLAYPDPNVVACRRLTIMPVEIVVRDYLAGTTGTSIWPMYKAGKREMYGIRFPDGMRENQKLPQTIITPTTKAFDAGHDEPLSAAEIVERKVLTRPQWDQLSRYALALFARGREMAARRGLILVDTKYEFGLDEGGRIILADEIHTPDSSRYWFADSYEARVAAGQRPESFDKDFVRSWVTARCNPYKDPIPEIPREMRLKTAAVYIEAFERITGQTFAWPDPKVAPMERIGRALKGYLNG; encoded by the coding sequence ATGATCGATCCGAAGTCCGTGGAACCCTATCTCGATCGGGTTCTCGCCGAAGTTTCCTTCCCCGAGCTGCCCAACCATTACAAGGGCAAGGTGCGCGACAATTACGACCTGCCCGATGGGCGGCGCATCATCGTCGCGACCGATCGCCTGAGCGCCTTCGACCGGATCCTGACCTCGATTCCTCTAAAGGGCCAGGTGCTGACCCAGACCGCGCGCTTCTGGTTCGAGGCGACCGGCGACATCTGTCCCAACCATGTGCTGGCCTATCCCGATCCCAATGTCGTGGCCTGTCGGCGCCTGACCATCATGCCGGTCGAGATCGTGGTGCGCGATTATCTGGCCGGCACCACCGGCACCTCGATCTGGCCGATGTACAAGGCGGGAAAGCGCGAGATGTACGGGATCAGGTTCCCGGACGGCATGCGCGAGAACCAGAAGCTGCCGCAGACCATCATCACGCCGACGACCAAGGCCTTCGATGCCGGCCATGACGAGCCGCTCTCGGCGGCCGAGATCGTCGAGCGCAAGGTCCTGACCCGCCCGCAATGGGACCAGCTCTCCCGATACGCGCTGGCGCTGTTCGCGCGCGGCCGCGAAATGGCCGCCAGGCGCGGGCTGATCCTGGTCGATACCAAATACGAGTTCGGTCTCGACGAGGGCGGCCGGATCATCCTCGCCGACGAGATCCACACGCCCGACAGCAGCCGCTACTGGTTCGCCGACAGCTACGAGGCGCGCGTCGCGGCCGGCCAGCGGCCCGAAAGCTTCGACAAGGATTTCGTGAGGAGCTGGGTGACCGCGCGCTGCAATCCCTACAAGGACCCGATCCCCGAGATCCCCCGCGAGATGCGGTTGAAGACGGCGGCGGTCTATATCGAGGCGTTCGAGCGGATCACAGGGCAGACAT
- a CDS encoding amidohydrolase family protein, which yields MAAEEAKPAGGPGKLVIRNIGLLLSGDLQKPILDADAIVAVDGRISAVGRARDLDLSGAGTVIDAKETAVAPGLIDSHVHPVAGDWTPRQSQINWIDSYLHGGVTTMISAGEVHMPGRPKDIVGVKAMAIFAQRAFANFRSSGVKVHGGAPVIETGMSEEDFKELGAAGVKYLGEVGLGGVKDGPTARKMVAWARKYGIQSTIHTGGPSIPGSGLIDKDVVLEADTDVVGHINGGHTALPDDQIRCICEGCQRGLELVHNGNERSALFTLRTAKEMGQLERVILGTDAPAGSGVQPLGILRMISMLSSLGDIPAEIAICFATGNTARMRSLDCGLIEKGRAADFVFLDKAQHSPGKTMLDSIRLGDLPGVGMTVIDGIVRTQRSRNTPPATRIPELAAH from the coding sequence ATGGCAGCCGAGGAAGCCAAGCCGGCCGGCGGGCCCGGCAAGCTCGTCATCCGCAATATCGGTCTGCTGCTGAGCGGCGACCTGCAGAAACCCATCCTCGACGCCGACGCGATCGTCGCGGTCGACGGCCGCATCTCCGCCGTCGGCCGGGCCAGAGACCTGGACCTGTCGGGCGCGGGCACGGTGATCGACGCCAAGGAGACGGCCGTGGCGCCGGGCCTGATCGACAGCCACGTCCATCCGGTGGCCGGCGACTGGACGCCGCGCCAGAGTCAGATCAACTGGATCGACAGCTATCTCCATGGCGGCGTGACCACCATGATCTCGGCCGGCGAGGTCCATATGCCGGGCCGACCCAAGGACATCGTCGGGGTCAAGGCGATGGCGATCTTCGCCCAGCGCGCCTTCGCCAATTTCCGCTCCAGCGGGGTCAAGGTCCATGGCGGCGCGCCGGTGATCGAGACCGGCATGAGCGAGGAGGATTTCAAGGAACTCGGCGCCGCCGGCGTGAAGTATCTGGGCGAGGTGGGGCTGGGCGGCGTCAAGGACGGGCCGACCGCCCGGAAGATGGTCGCCTGGGCCCGCAAATACGGAATCCAGAGCACGATCCATACCGGCGGCCCCTCGATCCCGGGCTCGGGCCTGATCGACAAGGATGTGGTGCTGGAGGCCGACACCGACGTGGTCGGCCATATCAATGGCGGACATACGGCCCTGCCGGACGATCAGATCCGCTGCATCTGCGAGGGCTGCCAGCGCGGGCTCGAACTGGTCCATAACGGCAATGAGCGCTCGGCGCTCTTCACGCTGCGCACCGCCAAGGAGATGGGTCAGCTCGAGCGCGTCATCCTCGGCACCGATGCGCCGGCGGGATCGGGCGTGCAGCCGCTCGGCATCCTGCGCATGATCTCGATGCTGTCCTCGCTGGGCGACATTCCGGCCGAGATCGCGATCTGCTTCGCCACCGGCAACACCGCGCGGATGCGCTCGCTCGATTGCGGCCTGATCGAGAAGGGGCGGGCGGCCGACTTCGTCTTCCTCGACAAGGCGCAGCATTCGCCGGGCAAGACCATGCTCGACAGCATCCGGCTGGGTGACCTGCCGGGCGTGGGCATGACCGTCATCGACGGGATCGTCCGCACCCAGCGCAGCCGCAACACGCCGCCCGCGACCCGCATCCCCGAGCTCGCCGCGCATTGA
- a CDS encoding DUF3175 domain-containing protein — translation MATRKKMSPRKTSSKRASLKTGRRKTSPSASKIKRWSAGVMAKSDALDLTPTVFKWADPKRIARSLKRSAETSHRRRAGPYQSAMSMLNFYINRGGRNLSPARKKFSSGRRWS, via the coding sequence ATGGCAACCCGGAAGAAGATGTCTCCAAGAAAGACCTCATCCAAGAGGGCCTCTCTCAAAACCGGCCGGCGCAAGACCAGTCCCAGCGCGAGCAAGATTAAACGCTGGTCTGCGGGCGTGATGGCTAAGAGCGATGCCCTCGACCTCACCCCGACGGTGTTCAAATGGGCGGATCCGAAGCGCATCGCCCGCTCGCTCAAGCGCTCGGCCGAAACCAGCCACCGACGGAGAGCAGGCCCTTACCAGTCCGCCATGTCGATGTTGAACTTCTATATTAATCGCGGCGGCCGCAATCTCTCGCCAGCCAGAAAAAAGTTCTCGAGCGGGCGAAGATGGAGCTGA
- a CDS encoding hydantoinase/oxoprolinase family protein, translating into MFVGCIDIGGTFTDLILYERGKGLEIMKSPTTPGEFERGFMDVLTLAAKSRGLSLTDFLAKLELLVHGTTVSTNALVEGKVATAGLICNAGHPDILTLREAPRKRAFLTKIDYPEPYIPRKFTCEVRGRIDSMGNEIDPLVEADVVAAAKHLETCNVAAVAVSLLWSIVNPKHELRVREILQNELPGIPVTLSHELNPVPREYRRTIATAINASLYPIVGAYVSQLDQALRAAGYKNELLIANCVGGMMPPDEIIARPIYSVMSGPTLAPIAAMHLTTDPNVIVVDMGGTTFDVSALRDRQLVVTPEATFGMDMLGIPKIDVRSVGAGGGSIAWVDAGGLIKVGPQSAAAKPGPACYGKGGTEATVTDANVVLGIIDPDYFLGGQMKLDRGRAVEAVERFARKVGLGTVEAAYAIYTTSNHNMIGAVEDITVNEGIDPRDSYLVSGGGATACHIGEMAQILGIKRFMIPSFAAGLSAYGGLISDVRWEEAATLHETHTDFDVERTNALIDRLRQRGRDFLDRAGFPRNRQRFEYAYQGRYLYQSWDIEVPFTLPGDRLGAGDFPRLAAAFHQMHERIYTIKDENDVVEFTTWKVRAVGDTGGADRRGVDLPRQVGLPAPKSRRKVYLGAKQGFVELPVYQGDKLGSGARIDGPALIEEPTTTILLLKGQTAVTDAHRNYLVELRV; encoded by the coding sequence ATGTTCGTAGGCTGCATCGATATCGGCGGAACCTTCACCGACCTCATCCTCTATGAGCGCGGCAAAGGGCTCGAGATCATGAAATCCCCGACCACGCCCGGCGAGTTCGAGCGCGGCTTCATGGATGTGCTGACCCTGGCCGCCAAATCGCGCGGGCTGTCCCTGACCGACTTCCTGGCGAAGCTCGAGCTTCTGGTGCATGGCACCACCGTTTCGACCAATGCGCTGGTCGAAGGCAAGGTCGCGACCGCGGGTCTGATCTGCAATGCGGGCCATCCCGACATCCTCACGCTGCGCGAGGCGCCGCGCAAACGCGCCTTCCTGACCAAGATCGATTATCCGGAGCCCTATATCCCGCGCAAATTCACCTGCGAGGTGCGGGGCCGGATCGACTCCATGGGCAACGAGATCGATCCCCTGGTCGAGGCCGACGTCGTGGCGGCGGCGAAGCATCTCGAGACCTGCAACGTCGCGGCGGTTGCCGTCAGTCTGCTCTGGTCGATCGTCAATCCGAAGCATGAGCTGCGCGTGCGCGAGATCCTGCAGAACGAGCTGCCCGGCATCCCCGTGACCCTGAGCCATGAGCTCAATCCGGTGCCGCGCGAATACCGCCGCACCATTGCGACCGCGATCAACGCCTCGCTCTATCCGATCGTCGGCGCCTATGTGAGCCAGCTCGACCAGGCGCTGCGCGCGGCCGGCTACAAGAACGAGCTCCTCATCGCCAATTGCGTCGGCGGCATGATGCCGCCGGACGAAATCATCGCCCGGCCGATCTACAGCGTCATGTCGGGCCCCACTTTGGCGCCGATCGCCGCGATGCATCTCACCACCGATCCCAACGTGATCGTGGTCGATATGGGCGGCACCACCTTCGACGTCTCGGCGCTGCGCGACCGCCAGCTCGTGGTCACGCCGGAGGCGACCTTTGGCATGGACATGCTGGGAATCCCCAAGATCGACGTGCGCTCGGTAGGGGCCGGCGGCGGCAGCATCGCCTGGGTCGATGCCGGCGGCCTGATCAAGGTCGGCCCGCAGAGTGCCGCCGCCAAGCCCGGTCCGGCCTGCTATGGCAAGGGCGGGACCGAGGCCACGGTCACCGACGCCAATGTCGTGCTCGGCATCATCGATCCGGACTATTTCCTCGGCGGGCAGATGAAGCTCGATCGGGGCAGGGCGGTCGAGGCGGTCGAGCGCTTCGCCAGGAAGGTCGGTCTCGGCACGGTCGAGGCGGCCTACGCGATCTACACCACCTCGAACCACAACATGATCGGCGCGGTCGAGGACATCACCGTCAATGAGGGCATCGACCCGCGCGACAGCTATCTGGTGTCGGGCGGCGGGGCCACCGCCTGCCATATCGGCGAGATGGCGCAGATCCTGGGCATCAAGCGCTTCATGATCCCGAGCTTCGCGGCCGGTTTGAGCGCCTATGGCGGCCTCATCTCCGACGTGCGCTGGGAAGAGGCGGCGACGCTGCATGAAACGCATACGGATTTCGATGTCGAGCGCACCAACGCCCTGATCGACCGCCTGCGCCAGCGCGGCCGCGATTTCCTCGACCGGGCCGGCTTCCCGCGCAACAGGCAGCGCTTCGAATATGCCTATCAGGGCCGCTATCTCTACCAGTCCTGGGATATCGAGGTGCCCTTCACGCTGCCGGGCGACCGGCTCGGCGCGGGCGACTTCCCGCGGCTGGCGGCGGCCTTCCACCAGATGCATGAGCGCATCTACACCATCAAGGATGAGAACGACGTGGTCGAGTTCACCACCTGGAAGGTGCGGGCGGTGGGCGACACCGGCGGGGCTGACCGCCGGGGCGTCGATCTGCCGAGGCAGGTAGGCCTGCCGGCGCCGAAGTCACGCCGGAAGGTCTATCTCGGCGCCAAGCAGGGCTTCGTCGAGCTGCCGGTCTATCAGGGCGACAAACTGGGCAGCGGCGCGCGCATCGACGGTCCGGCGCTGATCGAGGAGCCCACCACGACCATCCTGCTGCTCAAGGGCCAGACGGCCGTGACCGATGCGCACCGGAACTATCTGGTTGAATTGAGGGTCTGA
- a CDS encoding branched-chain amino acid ABC transporter permease translates to MAESWSVERQRKLKSCLFLAALIVLAALLAALGPPALQRTVTEAIIKLVVVLGMFIFVGNSGVLSFGHIAFMAIAGYSSAIMTIPPVKKAVLLKLPPALEALQVPVAVAAVIAAAVTGLFALIVGAPIMRLKGIALPMATFGVLMVVHVVTANWQEVTGGRQALVGLPVYVNLWVALGAALVTLVVAAAYKQSRRGLLLQCSRENEVAATASGIDPARERLVAFVISAVFVGLGGVLYAHFIGTVTANTFYLNLTFTTLAMLVVGGMRSLTGAVVGVAVVSAVSEIFRTIEKGISIGDTVLSAPPGLQEIALALMMLLILIFRPQGLVGDFELAWPKWGRGDPKPAASAAPDARA, encoded by the coding sequence ATGGCCGAATCCTGGTCCGTCGAACGCCAGCGCAAGCTCAAGAGCTGCCTGTTCCTCGCGGCGCTGATCGTGCTCGCGGCCTTGCTGGCGGCGCTGGGTCCGCCGGCGCTGCAACGTACGGTCACCGAGGCCATCATCAAGCTGGTGGTCGTGCTCGGCATGTTCATCTTCGTCGGCAATTCGGGCGTGCTCTCCTTCGGCCATATCGCCTTCATGGCGATCGCCGGCTACAGCTCGGCCATCATGACCATTCCGCCGGTCAAGAAGGCGGTGCTGCTGAAGCTGCCGCCGGCGCTCGAAGCCCTGCAGGTGCCCGTCGCCGTGGCGGCGGTCATCGCCGCCGCGGTGACCGGGCTCTTCGCGCTCATCGTTGGTGCGCCGATCATGCGGCTCAAGGGCATCGCCCTGCCGATGGCGACCTTCGGCGTGCTGATGGTGGTCCATGTCGTCACCGCCAACTGGCAGGAGGTGACGGGCGGGCGCCAGGCGCTGGTGGGACTGCCGGTCTATGTCAATCTCTGGGTGGCGCTGGGGGCGGCGCTGGTGACGCTGGTCGTGGCCGCCGCGTATAAGCAGTCGCGGCGCGGCCTGCTGCTGCAATGCTCGCGTGAGAACGAGGTGGCGGCGACGGCGTCCGGCATCGATCCGGCGCGCGAGCGGCTGGTGGCCTTCGTCATCAGCGCCGTCTTCGTCGGTTTGGGCGGCGTGCTCTATGCGCATTTCATCGGCACGGTCACCGCCAACACCTTCTATCTCAACCTGACCTTCACCACGCTCGCGATGCTGGTGGTCGGCGGGATGCGCAGTCTGACGGGGGCGGTGGTCGGCGTCGCCGTGGTCTCGGCGGTATCGGAGATCTTCCGTACCATCGAGAAGGGCATTTCCATCGGTGACACGGTCCTGTCGGCGCCGCCCGGCCTGCAGGAGATCGCGCTGGCGCTGATGATGCTGTTGATCCTGATCTTCCGCCCGCAGGGGCTGGTGGGCGATTTCGAGCTGGCTTGGCCAAAATGGGGTCGGGGCGACCCGAAGCCGGCGGCGTCGGCGGCCCCCGACGCGAGAGCATAG